In a single window of the Eshraghiella crossota genome:
- the fliD gene encoding flagellar filament capping protein FliD: protein MAIRLSGIASGLDTDSMVKELVSAYSIKKQKYDKQLQKQEWIMSKWSDVNKKVYGFYSGTLSSMRLSGEYGVKTTSISRSEVAAITASSSAVVGSQTLSVKQLAASGYLTGGRLQLNGKNPETGTKLSDLGISDGTIVVNGNTVKFTSDMTIGSLMDKFKSAGVNANYDNNTGRIYLSSTKSGLDGEFSVTAGDDAGLEALAKLGLMSVKDLNGNETSDMKRYRKISAADYDSSIEVNEKYEAKKITADSYRTTVEKDLKTATDNRKTLEESNNKLKEQLKNLSKDDYENETDYTNAVTELETKIADGDKKLEEYDKTISEKQALLDSDDALNAEVDRINGETLKELQDNAAAEIAMAKKIVGLYDSGALANSNDAARVTARDSVIVLNGATYTNNSNSFSINGININATKTTTSVTQDAAGNTVETDDPVVITTSVDTQGMYDKIKKMFSEFNEMITYLDTLYYADSASGYEPLTSDEKEAMTDKQIEEWENKIKTALLRKDSTLSGFTSAMKNALIGTKVTIDGTDYTLSSFGIGTQSYFTAKDETRNNFHIDGNKDDAVSSSNSDKLMAAISSDPDKVVKFFTELSKNLYNAINDKMASTDLSSALTIYNDKEMASQYSDYKDKVSTWEEKIADYEEKYYKKFSAMETALSKLQSQQNSLANLFGSN, encoded by the coding sequence ATGGCAATAAGATTATCAGGTATTGCATCAGGACTTGATACCGATTCAATGGTAAAAGAACTTGTGTCAGCTTATTCAATCAAGAAACAGAAATATGATAAACAGCTCCAGAAACAGGAATGGATAATGAGTAAATGGAGTGACGTTAATAAAAAAGTATACGGATTTTACTCAGGCACATTATCTTCTATGAGATTATCAGGAGAATACGGAGTTAAGACTACATCCATATCAAGATCAGAAGTGGCAGCAATAACAGCATCAAGCTCTGCAGTTGTAGGTTCACAGACTCTCAGCGTAAAACAGCTTGCAGCATCAGGCTACCTTACAGGAGGCAGACTTCAGTTAAACGGTAAGAATCCTGAAACAGGCACCAAACTTTCTGACCTTGGAATATCTGATGGTACCATAGTTGTCAACGGCAACACAGTAAAGTTTACGTCGGATATGACAATCGGAAGCCTTATGGATAAGTTCAAATCAGCAGGTGTCAATGCCAATTACGATAATAATACCGGACGTATTTATTTAAGCTCCACAAAGTCAGGACTTGACGGAGAGTTCTCTGTTACTGCAGGTGATGATGCAGGACTTGAGGCACTTGCCAAATTAGGACTTATGTCTGTAAAAGATCTTAACGGAAACGAAACATCAGATATGAAGCGGTACAGAAAAATATCTGCCGCTGATTATGACAGTTCTATAGAAGTTAACGAGAAATACGAAGCCAAAAAGATTACTGCGGATTCCTACAGAACAACAGTTGAAAAGGATTTAAAGACAGCCACAGATAACAGAAAGACTCTTGAAGAATCCAATAATAAATTAAAAGAACAGCTGAAAAATCTTTCAAAAGATGATTATGAAAATGAAACAGATTATACAAATGCCGTTACCGAACTTGAGACAAAGATAGCTGACGGGGATAAGAAGCTTGAAGAATATGACAAGACTATTTCCGAGAAGCAGGCACTTCTTGATTCTGATGATGCTCTTAATGCAGAGGTTGACCGAATTAACGGAGAGACTCTCAAGGAACTGCAGGACAATGCAGCTGCCGAAATAGCAATGGCTAAGAAAATAGTTGGTCTTTATGATTCGGGAGCACTTGCAAATTCAAATGACGCAGCAAGGGTAACTGCACGGGATTCGGTTATCGTGCTTAACGGTGCCACATATACGAATAATTCCAACTCGTTTTCAATTAACGGTATAAATATTAACGCTACGAAGACAACAACATCTGTTACACAGGATGCAGCAGGCAATACAGTTGAGACAGATGATCCGGTTGTAATTACTACATCAGTTGATACACAGGGAATGTATGACAAGATTAAGAAAATGTTTTCAGAATTTAATGAGATGATTACATATCTTGATACTCTCTATTATGCAGATTCCGCATCAGGTTATGAACCACTTACATCTGATGAAAAAGAAGCAATGACGGATAAACAGATTGAAGAATGGGAAAACAAGATTAAGACTGCCCTTCTCAGAAAAGATTCCACATTGAGCGGGTTTACATCTGCAATGAAGAATGCACTTATCGGAACCAAGGTTACTATTGACGGAACTGATTATACTTTATCTTCATTCGGTATCGGAACCCAGAGTTATTTTACCGCAAAAGATGAGACAAGGAATAATTTCCATATCGATGGTAATAAGGATGATGCGGTTTCCTCATCAAACAGTGATAAACTTATGGCGGCCATTTCATCTGATCCTGATAAGGTAGTTAAATTTTTCACAGAGTTATCAAAGAATCTTTACAATGCTATAAATGATAAAATGGCAAGCACGGATCTGAGCAGTGCCCTTACAATTTATAATGATAAGGAAATGGCAAGCCAATACAGTGACTATAAGGATAAAGTAAGTACCTGGGAAGAAAAAATTGCTGATTATGAAGAAAAATATTATAAGAAGTTTTCAGCAATGGAGACGGCACTTTCAAAACTGCAGTCACAGCAAAATTCACTTGCAAATCTTTTTGGAAGTAATTAA
- a CDS encoding flagellar protein FlaG yields the protein MKLNGITKTTGIDYTTDAVRTVQADRSQAVTDFETDGFNTETVKSGVPAEGTVKQAVSDINKKINSNTIAEYGYDNDTNRVTIKIVDKTSDKVIKEYPAEETLDMIAKVWELAGMFLDERG from the coding sequence ATGAAATTAAACGGAATTACTAAGACGACAGGTATAGATTATACCACAGACGCAGTCAGAACTGTGCAGGCAGACAGAAGCCAGGCAGTAACAGATTTTGAAACTGACGGATTCAATACCGAAACAGTTAAATCAGGAGTACCTGCAGAAGGTACGGTTAAGCAGGCGGTATCGGACATTAACAAGAAAATCAATTCCAATACTATTGCAGAGTACGGATATGATAACGATACCAACAGAGTTACTATAAAAATAGTTGATAAAACATCGGACAAAGTTATTAAAGAATATCCTGCCGAAGAGACACTTGACATGATTGCCAAGGTATGGGAACTTGCAGGTATGTTTTTAGACGAGAGAGGTTAG
- the csrA gene encoding carbon storage regulator CsrA: MLALTRKSGESIVINNDVEITVLDIKGDQVKIGITAPKSVPVYRKEVYIQIQEANKAASNSDGIEALKNFLK, from the coding sequence ATGTTAGCATTAACCAGAAAAAGCGGAGAATCCATAGTAATTAATAATGACGTGGAAATAACTGTACTGGATATAAAGGGCGACCAGGTAAAGATAGGAATAACCGCACCTAAGTCAGTTCCTGTTTACCGTAAGGAAGTATATATTCAGATACAGGAAGCCAACAAGGCTGCAAGCAATTCTGACGGAATTGAAGCACTTAAAAATTTTTTGAAATAG
- the fliW gene encoding flagellar assembly protein FliW: protein MEINSRIFGKIEIDDNKIITIPNGLLGFEKYTRYVIAYDSDKESKNGIMWLQCVDEPELAFPVMDPMFIIKDYRPVVEDEWLAQIGIFESDEELYVLSVLTVPSDLTKMTINLKAPIVINISTRLGCQIIVNNEEYPVRYSVYDCFNKK from the coding sequence ATGGAAATTAACTCAAGAATATTTGGAAAAATTGAAATCGACGATAATAAAATAATCACAATACCAAACGGATTACTGGGATTTGAAAAATATACACGATATGTAATAGCTTATGATTCTGATAAAGAATCTAAAAATGGAATTATGTGGCTCCAATGTGTGGATGAACCGGAACTTGCTTTTCCTGTAATGGATCCAATGTTCATCATAAAGGATTATAGACCGGTGGTTGAGGATGAATGGCTTGCACAGATAGGAATATTTGAATCAGATGAAGAGTTGTATGTGCTTTCTGTGCTTACGGTACCGTCAGACCTTACCAAAATGACCATTAATCTCAAAGCTCCGATTGTTATAAATATATCAACAAGGCTTGGATGTCAGATTATTGTAAATAATGAGGAATATCCTGTACGCTACAGTGTATATGATTGTTTTAATAAAAAATAA
- a CDS encoding flagellin, with translation MRITNTMMMNQTLRNVSKSKNNLNTSENELATEKKITRPSDDPIVAIRALSLRSSLSEINQYLKHNIPDAESWLDVTHSSLNNMDGILSDIFQYCNQGSSDQFTTNDRSAIIDVLKQYRTAIYSEANADYAGRYCFTGYKTDTSFTFLTSTESDKKYEITETFKAEAVTTDNIMKNSVDATKVTGINAEKYPETRKVYRVRLAYQGCAKALDSGNDLKFSVTDANGTTDYTPNAVSRSEFEKMVSDGTFDKATDSLYYIYDTGEVVMTDDLYTKFSNCDGMSFTYQKDSFNAGDVRPEMYFNCTDITNPGNPVKYTLESDESISYTVNFSQSLQVNTLGRNALSYDIGRDIDDMCNALQSVLDIENKIAKLKTMKESGAYSDDEKKNIDTMIAASEKEHDYALDNMKKTFSKEITNVKEYQQTVSLELADLGARQNRLTLTKDRLSEQYTTFDDLKSRNEDVDLEDVVIKFSSARTLYQAALSAASSCVQKSLLDYI, from the coding sequence TCAGAAAATGAACTTGCAACGGAAAAGAAAATTACAAGGCCGTCTGATGACCCTATAGTTGCAATAAGAGCATTATCATTAAGATCAAGCCTTTCCGAGATTAACCAGTACCTGAAACATAACATTCCGGATGCGGAATCATGGCTTGATGTAACACATAGTTCACTTAATAATATGGACGGAATTTTATCTGATATTTTCCAGTATTGTAACCAGGGTTCATCGGACCAGTTTACAACCAACGACAGAAGTGCCATTATAGATGTTTTAAAACAGTACAGAACGGCAATTTATTCCGAGGCTAATGCAGATTATGCGGGAAGATATTGCTTTACGGGTTATAAGACCGATACATCTTTTACATTCCTTACATCAACGGAATCAGATAAAAAATACGAAATTACAGAGACTTTTAAGGCTGAAGCGGTAACAACTGATAACATCATGAAAAACAGTGTGGATGCAACCAAAGTTACAGGTATTAATGCTGAAAAATATCCGGAGACAAGAAAAGTATATCGTGTCCGCCTTGCTTATCAGGGCTGTGCAAAAGCACTTGACAGTGGAAATGACTTGAAATTTTCTGTGACGGATGCCAACGGAACCACAGACTATACACCAAATGCAGTATCAAGAAGTGAATTTGAAAAAATGGTATCGGACGGAACTTTTGATAAGGCTACAGACAGCCTTTATTACATATACGATACGGGTGAAGTAGTTATGACGGATGACTTATATACGAAGTTCTCCAACTGTGACGGAATGTCTTTTACATATCAGAAGGATAGTTTCAATGCAGGTGATGTAAGACCTGAAATGTATTTTAACTGTACCGATATTACCAATCCCGGTAATCCGGTGAAATATACTCTTGAAAGTGATGAAAGTATATCGTATACGGTAAATTTCAGCCAGTCTTTACAGGTAAACACACTTGGACGCAATGCCCTGAGTTATGATATAGGACGTGATATCGATGATATGTGTAATGCACTTCAGAGCGTTCTTGATATTGAAAACAAAATTGCAAAGCTGAAAACCATGAAGGAAAGCGGAGCATACAGCGATGATGAAAAGAAGAACATAGATACTATGATAGCGGCATCAGAAAAAGAGCATGACTATGCTCTTGATAACATGAAAAAAACATTTTCAAAAGAAATCACCAACGTTAAGGAATATCAGCAGACAGTGTCCCTTGAACTTGCAGACCTGGGAGCGAGACAGAACCGTCTGACACTTACAAAAGACCGTCTTTCAGAGCAGTATACAACATTTGATGATTTAAAATCCAGAAATGAAGATGTGGACCTTGAAGATGTCGTAATCAAATTTTCGTCGGCACGGACACTTTATCAGGCAGCACTTTCAGCAGCATCGTCCTGTGTTCAGAAATCACTGTTAGATTATATTTAA